The following are encoded in a window of Salinibacter ruber DSM 13855 genomic DNA:
- the aspS gene encoding aspartate--tRNA ligase: MERSSRADLISEDSHPARTHTCGDLRAEDNGEAVVLKGWVDTRRDHGGLVFVDLRDRYGLTQVVFSPQDNQTAYEVAGQLRREDVISVQGTVRPRGEEAVNPDLPTGAIEVSADDLAVLNTSETPPFVVSAHEERQMNTNEDLRLAHRYLDLRRPDLQENIELRHRLYQTTHRYFDAHDFLEVETPVLMKSTPEGARDFLVPSRLHPGRFYALPQSPQTYKQLLMVGGLDRYVQIVKCFRDEDLRADRQPEFTQIDVEMTFATEEQVYELTEGLMADLWDTLEDTTLETPFPRMTYDEALRTYGTDKPDLRFDLELHDVSDCFAGSGFRVFDSIVDDGGHIVALRVPGEGDRGRAAMDRLEDHVTDEIGAAGLIYFQLPSDGSGIEQNLSSDALPHEYGRAAAEQVGAEAGDLVLTLAGHSPTVFEQAGALRLHMGEELGLRPPADEGDDAFLWVTDFPLMEYDEEAGRPVSMHHPFTAPHPDDLDRLDEDPTQVQARAYDLVLNGNEIGGGSIRIHNHETQMQVFDVLGIDEEEAQDRFGFLLDALRYGAPPHGGIALGLDRLVMLLAGADSLRDVIAFPKTQSGKEPMVKSPDWVDPEQLETLALRLDLPPDVEPPARIAQRKRLAS; the protein is encoded by the coding sequence ATGGAACGCTCCTCCCGCGCCGATCTCATTTCGGAGGATTCCCATCCCGCCCGCACTCACACCTGCGGCGACCTCCGCGCCGAGGACAACGGCGAGGCAGTCGTCCTCAAAGGATGGGTCGACACCCGGCGCGACCACGGCGGGCTCGTGTTCGTGGACCTGCGCGACCGCTACGGGCTCACCCAGGTCGTCTTTTCGCCGCAGGACAACCAGACGGCCTACGAGGTGGCCGGACAGCTGCGCCGGGAGGACGTGATCAGCGTACAGGGAACCGTCCGCCCGCGGGGCGAGGAGGCCGTGAACCCCGACCTGCCGACCGGGGCCATCGAGGTCAGTGCCGACGACCTGGCGGTGCTCAACACGTCCGAGACGCCGCCCTTCGTCGTGAGTGCCCACGAGGAGCGGCAGATGAATACGAACGAGGACCTGCGGCTGGCGCACCGCTACCTGGACCTCCGACGGCCGGACCTGCAGGAGAACATCGAACTGCGCCACCGGCTCTACCAGACGACCCACCGCTACTTCGACGCCCACGACTTTCTGGAGGTGGAGACCCCGGTGCTCATGAAATCCACCCCGGAGGGCGCGCGCGACTTCCTCGTCCCCAGCCGCCTCCATCCGGGCCGCTTCTACGCGCTGCCGCAGTCGCCGCAGACCTACAAGCAACTGCTCATGGTGGGCGGGCTCGACCGCTACGTCCAGATCGTAAAGTGCTTCCGCGACGAGGACCTGCGGGCCGACCGCCAGCCAGAGTTTACGCAGATCGACGTGGAGATGACGTTTGCCACCGAGGAGCAGGTCTACGAGCTTACCGAGGGGCTCATGGCCGACCTCTGGGACACCCTGGAGGACACGACGCTGGAGACGCCCTTTCCGCGCATGACCTACGACGAGGCGCTGCGGACCTACGGCACCGACAAGCCGGACCTCCGCTTCGACCTGGAGCTGCACGACGTGAGCGACTGCTTCGCCGGCAGCGGCTTCCGCGTCTTCGACTCGATCGTGGACGACGGTGGACACATCGTGGCCCTCCGGGTGCCCGGCGAGGGCGACCGGGGGCGCGCCGCCATGGACCGGCTGGAGGACCACGTGACCGACGAGATCGGCGCCGCCGGGCTCATCTACTTCCAGCTGCCGTCCGACGGCTCCGGAATCGAGCAGAACCTGAGCAGCGACGCCCTGCCCCACGAGTACGGGCGGGCCGCCGCCGAGCAGGTGGGCGCCGAGGCGGGCGACTTGGTTCTCACGCTGGCCGGCCACTCGCCCACCGTGTTCGAACAGGCCGGCGCCCTGCGCCTCCACATGGGCGAGGAGCTCGGCCTGCGCCCGCCCGCCGACGAGGGCGACGACGCGTTCCTGTGGGTCACCGACTTTCCGCTGATGGAGTACGACGAGGAGGCCGGGCGCCCCGTCTCGATGCACCACCCCTTCACGGCGCCCCACCCGGACGACCTCGACCGCCTCGACGAGGACCCGACGCAGGTGCAAGCACGCGCCTACGATCTCGTCCTCAACGGCAACGAGATTGGCGGCGGCTCCATCCGCATCCACAACCACGAGACGCAGATGCAGGTCTTCGATGTCCTCGGGATCGACGAGGAGGAGGCGCAGGACCGATTCGGGTTTCTGCTCGACGCCCTCCGCTACGGCGCGCCGCCGCACGGGGGCATCGCACTCGGGCTCGACCGCCTCGTCATGCTGCTGGCCGGGGCCGATTCGCTCCGCGACGTCATCGCCTTCCCCAAGACCCAGAGCGGCAAGGAGCCAATGGTGAAGTCGCCCGACTGGGTGGACCCCGAGCAGCTGGAGACCCTCGCCCTCCGCCTCGACCTGCCCCCCGACGTGGAGCCGCCGGCCCGGATCGCCCAGCGCAAGCGCCTGGCGTCTTAG
- a CDS encoding inorganic diphosphatase, producing MSDSLYPPLDLQALRSAVHEHLHWGTWARCITNNGITIERPRTTAHPDHPSIVYPVDYGYVNGTRGGDGDALDVFVGRGTTGLVGALLTTDHQQRDREAKLLYDCTPPEVYTAHGFINYDRTLLEGVLVLRQEMRTLWDEGDGPAPPSAQRP from the coding sequence ATGTCCGACTCGCTTTATCCCCCCTTGGACCTGCAGGCCCTCCGCTCGGCCGTCCACGAGCACCTTCACTGGGGGACGTGGGCGCGGTGCATCACGAACAACGGGATTACGATCGAGCGGCCCCGCACGACGGCCCATCCCGACCATCCGTCCATCGTCTACCCGGTCGACTATGGCTACGTGAACGGCACGCGGGGCGGCGACGGCGACGCGCTCGACGTGTTCGTGGGCCGCGGCACGACCGGCCTCGTCGGGGCCCTCCTCACAACCGACCACCAGCAGCGGGACCGGGAGGCGAAATTGCTCTACGACTGCACGCCCCCCGAGGTCTACACGGCCCACGGCTTCATCAACTACGACCGGACGCTGCTGGAGGGCGTGCTGGTGCTCCGCCAAGAGATGCGGACCCTCTGGGACGAGGGCGACGGACCGGCCCCACCCTCGGCGCAACGGCCGTAG